In Crinalium epipsammum PCC 9333, the genomic window AAAAATTCTGGTGTTTCCATAATTCTTTGATGAAACCCAATAGTAGTGGGTACACCAGTGATCGCGCACTCTCTTAATGCCCTTCTCATCCTTTTGATTGCTGTATCTCTGTCAGCGCCCCAAACGATTAGTTTTCCGATCAGAGAATCGTAGTATGGGGGGATTTCGTAGTCTGTATAGACATGAGAATCCATCCTTACGCCTGGGCCTCCTGGCGGTAGATAACCACTAATTCGCCCTGGACTCGGACGGAAGTTGTGGTCGGGATCTTCTGCATTAATTCGGCATTCGATCGCATGACCCCGAAGGACTACCTGTTCTTGAGTAAGTTGCAGTTTTTCTCCTTGAGCAATACGGATTTGTTCGGTAATTAAGTCTAAACCAGTAACCATTTCTGTAACTGGGTGTTCAACTTGAATGCGGGTATTCATTTCCATAAAGTAAAAGTTGCCGCTTTGGTCGAGCAAAAATTCAACCGTACCCGCGCCAGTATAGTTAATTGATTTCGCTGCCATCACAGCCGCATTACCCATTTGCGATCGCAGTTCTTCACTAAGTACGGGGCTAGGGGCTTCTTCTAGAAGTTTTTGGTGACGACGTTGGATAGAACAGTCTCGCTCACCTAAATGAATCACGTTGCCGTAGCTATCCGCTAAAATTTGAAATTCGATATGACGGGGACGTTCGATAAATTTTTCTATATAAACGCCAGCATTCCCGAACGCAGCTTCCGCTTCCCCTTGGGCTGCTTGGTAGAACTTGAGAAAATCACTTGCTTCTCTCACCAGCCGCATACCTCGTCCACCACCCCCAGCAGTCGCTTTAATAATTAGGGGATAGCCAATTTGATTTGCGATCGCAACTGCGTCTTTTTCATCTTCCACAAGCCCGTCACTTCCAGGCACAGTCGGGACACCTGCCCGTTGCATAGTTTCCTTTGCAGTCGATTTATCCCCCATTGCCCGCATAGCTTCGGGTGTTGGGCCAATAAAGGAAATTTCGTGATCCGCGCAAATTTCCGCAAATTTGGCATTTTCCGCCAAAAAACCATACCCAGGATGAATCGCTGTAGCATTGCGCGTCAACGCGGCGGAAATAATATTGGGAATATTCAGATAGCTTTTGCTACTTGGTGGTTCGCCAATGCACACAGCTTCGTCAGCTAACTGCACATGGAGGGCGTGTCGATCAATAGTAGAGTGAACAGCAACAGTGCTAATGCCCATCTCTTCGCAGGCACGGAGAATTCGTAGGGCAATTTCCCCTCGGTTGGCAATTAGAATTTTTGAAAAACGCATTTCCCAGCTTTTTGATTCCGTATTCTGTAGGATAGACTTTTCTGAGAGTTGCGGAAAGATATTTCAAATCTCTGTACTTGTGCTAAGATAGGTAAGCAACTCTGAAGTGGCGAAATTCAAGGCGAAAAAATTTGCTCTTGTTGAGTATATACTTCTAGTTAATATGCGGATGTGGCGGAATTGGTATACGCGCACGCTTGAGGTGCGTGTGGGCCTAGCCCTTGCGAGTTCGAGTCTCACCATCCGCATTTAAAGTTTCTAGGCAATGCCTAGAAACTTTATTGTTTTTATGTCTATTTTTAAGCTCCTGCCTAAAAATTACAAGGGCGGAAGAAAATTTGTTAGAGTCTAGCCTGAGAGTGAATAGTTTTGTGAGCAGGATTGTTTATAATTCTTAATAGAAATATAAAGTTTTATTAAGAACATTGACTCTAACCTTCAGACCCAGTAAAAGCTCTGCACTGCCCACAGCTTGGTATGCTCTTGATTCTATCTGGCAGGGTGGGGAAGAAGTTGTTCAGAAAGGTTTACCGCACTCTCAACTAGCACCAGCATGGCAAATATTATTACTGGGAGATGGTTCTCCTACTCGTCACCTACAGCTACTTACGGGTGAACCTACGGCAGTAGATGTGATTGATATGTCGCCTATTGGGATGAGTCCTGATGGCGCACCTGATTTAATTGAAGCAGTTCCAGGGCCAAGGCTTCGCCGTCAGGTATGGTTAAGGAAGGAGTCTGGGCAAAGGTTAGCTTATGCGACTTCTTGGTGGGAAGCTAGTCATGTAGATGAGTATCTGCAAAATCGTTCTATACCAATTTGGGCTAGTTTAGCTAGTCTGCGGACGGAGTTGTATCGGGATGTGCAAGGGGTATATTACGGAAATTCGCCAGAATTAGAGGAAGCTTTTGGAGAAAAAGGGCCGTTTTGGGGTCGTCATTATTTGTTTTGGCATCACAAGCAGCCGTTTACACTTATTTATGAGGTGTTTTCGCCTTATTTAACCAAATATTTAGGGTCGATGCAGTTGGATTAGAATTTTTTTCTATGTTAGTACTTACGGGTAAATTGTCCTTGAGGTAGGGGCGGGTTTATATATATCAATGGTGTGTCGGGATAAGGTGTGTTTTAAAACTGTATTGGCTCCGTTTCTGTCGGTGAGATCCCCCTAAATCCCCCTTAAAATGGGGGACTTTGATCGGATTTCCCCCCCCCTTTTTAAGGGGGGCAGGGGGGGATCGAAGGGTTTGAAAACACGCCCTAGCCATGAGCGTGCAACCCGCCCTACAAGAGTGATTTTAGCGTTGTCGCAGCAGAGTTTTGTATGTCTGAAAACCCCACTTTTTAACTTCTTTCCCGTAATGCGGGCTATTTGAATATGGCGATCGCTACTAAATTATTTAATTGTAATTATTAGGATGGTAATATCACCATCGCTATCCCAACTATCTGTATGGTTATTAGTCCTTTGACATTAAATTTAGATACTGTTCACCTTACAGACGAACAATTCTATGAATTATGTCAAAATAACCGCGAGTTGAAATTTGAACGGACGGCTACCGGAGAATTAATTATTATGCCACCTGTGGGGGGAGAAAGCGGTAATCGAGAAGCAGACTTAATTACTGATTTGGGAATTTGGAATCGTCAAACTCAACTTGGTTATACTTTTAGTTCTTCTACTATATTTAAGTTACCTAATGGTGCTGACCGTTCTCCTGATGCTGCTTGGATTAAAAAGGAACGTTGGGAAGCACTTACTGCTGAACAAAGACGCAAATTTCCTGCAATTGCACCGGATTTTGTGATTGAGTTAAGGTCAGCAACAGATGATTTAAAAACTTTGCGTCAGAAAATGCCAGAATATATAGACGCAGGGGTGCTATTGGGATGGTTAATTAATCCGCAACAACAGCAAGTGGAAATTTATCGTCAAGGACAAAATGTGGAAGTGCGAAACCTTCCTACAGAATTATCAGGTGAAGATGTATTGCCAAAATTTAGCTTGAGTTTAGCTTGTTATTAAGGTTTTCTAAAAATTAAGATTATAGCAACCGCCCTTGTCAGTTAAGCCATTAAATATTTTTCAATTACAATTTTTTTATCGCAGATGTGAGCAGATAAACGCAGATTACGCAGATGAAATACCAATATTGGATCATTGTCCTAAGCGCCTTGTCCGTTGCTATATTAGGAGGCAACTCCATTTTTTGTTCCCAGGTTGAACCTGGGAACTAGAATTCAAATTTAAGCAGGAACAGCTTTTTCTAATATCAACTTAGAACGCTTGACTGTTTCTGGAATTGCGATGGGATAATCACCATTAAAACAAGCAGAACAGAAATTGTTGGTATCTTCACCTGTAGATTTCAACATCCCTTCTATACTGAGGTAAGCTAGTGTATCTACACCAATAAGTTGACCTATTTCTTCTACTGATTTAGTAGCAGCAATTAACTGGTCTTGGGTATCAGTATCAATTCCGTAGAAGCAGGGATGAGTTACTGGGGGTGATGAAATTCTCATGTGTACTTCAGTTGCACCTGCATCTCGTAAAGCTTTGACAATTTTACGGCTAGTGGTTCCCCGAACGATGGAATCATCAATAATGATGACCCGCTTACCCGCTAATACATCTTTTAAGGGGTTAAGCTTCATTTTAATTCCAGACTCGCGCATTGCTTGAGTTGGTTGGATGAAGGTGCGACCAACGTAGCGGTTTTTAATTAAACCTTCTGCGTAGGTAATTCCAGATGCTTGTGAAAAGCCTATAGCTGCTGGAATACCAGAATCAGGTACACCAATGACAATATCCGCGTCTATGGGAGAATCTGCTGCGAGTTGACGACCTAAGCGCATTCTGTAGCTATATAATGTTTCGTCATGTACAACGCTATCAGGACGCGCAAAGTAAATCATTTCAAATATGCAAAGCTTGCGCTGTGGTTCTTTACTCCAGTGGAAGGAGGCTAAACCGTCGTCGGTAATCCAAACTAATTCCCCTGGTTCTACATCACGTAAATATTCTGCACCGATGATATCTAAACCGCAGGTTTCAGAAGCGAGAACGTAACGCTGAGGGCTACCTTCCAAAATACCAATTACTAGGGGACGAATACCATTTGGGTCACGTGCGCCCATTAAACCAGCAGGTGTACCAATTACTAAACTAAATGCGCCTTGACATTGGTGAAAGGCACGGATTGCGCCTTCTAACCAATCTTGACCTTCATTTACTTGTTCTGCGATCGCAAATGCGATCATTTCTGAATCTGTTGTGGTTAATAAGTTACAGTCGCGCTTCAGTAACTCTTCTCTTAATGTTGTTGTATTGACAAGATTGCCATTATGTGCTAATGCAAGTTTGCCTAGGCGAGTTTCTACAACAGCAGGCTGGGCATTGACTACTTTACTAGAACCAGTTGTAGAGTAACGGGTATGACCAACTGCCATATCCCCAGGCATCTGACTCAATATAGATTCGTTAAAAACATGGGAGACTAGCCCCATGCCTTTATATAGATTTACCTCTTTGCCTTGAAAGGTAGCAATGCCAGCAGATTCCTGACCTCGGTGTTGGAGTGCATAAAGCCCAAAGTAAGTAAGTTTGGTAACGTCTTCCCCTGGTGCATAGATACCGAAAACACCACAGGCTTCCTCTGGCTTGTCTGGTCTATCCTGGCAGTTAACAGGATACTCGTCAGAGGAGAAGGAATGGTTGGGAATCATGCTACGGTTTTGCTCCTAATAGGACGGGTGATCAGATAAATTGCTATATCTAAGGAAAGATTTAGATATATTTATTTAGGTTAATAATTCTTAAACAATACACTACTCAACCTTAACCTATCTGGCAAAAGATGGAGCAACTAGGCAACGGATTTTGTAACGGATGTAACGGATGGGTGATTGGTGGGTGGTTTAGGATTAGGGTTTTAAGAAATGATTTATCCGTTACATCTGTTAGGTTGTCTACTACTTAAGTAGTTAAACGGCGTTCGATGCAGTTAGACCAGCGATCGCTCATATCTGTAATGCTAACGTTGAGTAGGGGGGTGTTGTCAGCCGTAATAACTCGGAAGTTTTCGGCGGTTTTGGCGACTTGACCGATTTTTTGCCAGTTTTTACTCAGTTTTTCTTCGAGGTAAGTTTCCCACGCTGTTTGTTGTTCTGGGGAAACTGATACGATGATTCTTGCTCCACCTTCGCCAAATAAGATATTATCCCAGCGTTGTGAGGGATTTGAGGGTAAGTCTAGGTGAATTTCTGCTCCTAGATTACCACTGATGCAGGATTCGGCAAGTGCGATCGCAATTCCTCCTTCTGAGCTATCATGGGCTGAACGTATCCAACTTTGACGGATACCTTCACGGCAAACTGCTTGTACACGCATTTCTAAGTCAAAATCCACTTGTGGTGGTTGTCCTGCAACAGTTCCGTGTATTGCTGCCAGATATTCTGAACCTCCCAAAGTTACCTTGGTAGCTGTATCTACTTTTTCTCCTAAGAGATAAATTAAATCTCCTTCATACTGCCAAGCTTGACCACAAATTTTGTGAATATCAGCAACTAATCCCACCATCCCAATAACAGGGGTAGGATAAATTGGTTGGGGTGTACCTGTAGCATCAACGGTTTCGTTGTAGAGGGAAACATTTCCACCTGTTACTGGAGTTTGGAATTCTCTGCAAGCGTCGGCAATTCCGCGACAAGCTTCTGCTAATTGCCAATAACCTACAGGTTTTTCGGGACTAGCAAAATTTAAGTTATCTGTAACGGCTATTGGTTCCGCACCTACACAGCTAAGATTACGTGCAGCTTCAGCGACAACGGCTTTTGCACCTTCATAAGGATTCAGGTATACATAGCGGGAATTGCAATCTACTGTTGCAGCTACACCTGTTTGATGTAAAGTACCTTCTTTTACACCTGTTAATGGGGTTTCCAGTGGACGCACTCTGATTACAGCAGCATCAGCACCGCCTGGGACAAGTACGGTATTATTCTGCACCTGATGGTCATATTGGCGATAAACCCAACGTTTTGAAGCAATTGTGGGTGTATCTAATAGCTGTAACAGAATATCATTCCAAGTTTTAGTGCTGCCTTGAATTTCAATTCCTTCTTCTGTAGCAGTAGGTAAAGATTCCGGTGTCCATTCCCAAGCTTGACGCGCATATTCTGGGGGTTCAGCAAGTAATTCCCGATGATAAATTGGTGTATTATCTGACAAAGCTGTAGCTGGTATTTCTGCTGCAACTTCACCTTTAAATAAAATGCGGACTATTGGTTCTGAAATTACTGTTCCAGCTACTACCGCTTGTAAACCCCAACGATGGAAAATATCAATTAATTCTTGCTCACGTCCTTTATGAGCAACAAATAACATTCTTTCTTGGGATTCAGACAATAAATATTCATAAGGAACCATTCCAGTTTCGCGTACTGGAATTTTGTCTAAATCAAATTCAATCCCTACGCCACCTTTAGCTGCCATTTCTGCGGTAGAACAGGTAATTCCAGCCGCACCCATATCTTGTGCTGCTACTACTGCGCCAGTTTTAAATGCTTCTAAGCAAGCTTCAATTAAAGATTTTTCTAAAAATGGGTCGCCTACTTGTACTGCGGGACGGTCTTTTTCTGACTCCTCAGTTAATTCTGCACTGGCAAAACTCGCGCCACCCATGCCATCTCGTCCGGTGGTAGAGCCAACATATAATACTGGGTTGCCCATACCAGATGCACCAGATTTCACAATTTCTGATGTTTCCATTAACCCTAGCGCCATTGCATTAACTAAGGGGTTGCCAGAGTAGGCGGGGTCGAAGTAGACTTCACCGCCAACTGTGGGTACTCCAACGCAATTACCATAGTGTGAAATGCCTTCTACTACGCCAGAGAATAATCGCTTGGTACGACCATCTTCTAAGGAACCGAAACGGAGTGAATTTAAGATAGCAATGGGACGCGCACCCATTGTAAAGATATCTCTTAATATACCACCCACTCCGGTGGCTGCTCCTTGAAATGGTTCGACGGCTGAGGGGTGGTTGTGGGATTCAATTTTAAAGGCTAGTTGTAATCCGTCGCCTAAGTCTACTACACCTGCGTTTTCACCAGGACCAACGAGAATGCGATCGCCTTCTGTGGGAAACTGTTTTAAAAGTGGGCGAGAATTTTTATAACAGCAATGCTCAGACCACATTACGCCAAACATCCCTAGTTCAGCTTTGTTGGGGTGACGACCTAATCGCTGGACAATTTCTTCATATTCATCAGGTTTGATGCCTTCAGAAGTTATTTCTGCCAACGAAAAAGGGGAAGAGGAGATGGCGGACATGGAAGCCTTGCATAAATTAGGACAAGCTTTTATTTTACTGACTTGTTAGCCATTCACGAAACTGGCGTAAAGCTGTAATTACTCCCAAGGTTTGACACTGCTCCAGAAATTCAATTACGCGACTAGCAAGTAAGATGGGAAAAGTGGGAGAGCGATCGCATTCTATATAATCCCCATTTTCCAATTGATAAAAATGTATTGTCCGACCATCATATATCCAAAGTTCTTTTACTCCCAAATCTGCATAAAGCTCTAGTTGATTTAATGAACTTCTACTAATATCAATCTCTAGCGCCAAGTCTGGAGGTGGATCTTGATTAAAGTCTAATGTTTTTTTACCTCTAACTAACGCTTCATTCTGAATGTAGTAACAGGAATCGGGTTCTTTACCAGCCTTCATACTTGAGCGTTTGATTGTCATTGAACCAAACAAGTTATATTCAAGTTGTAATTCTTCTAGTAGAGTTACAATTAAACGCTCTATCAACCTGTTACAGTTCTCATGTTCAGGCAGTGGAACCATAATTTCTAAATTTCCCTTGTGATAAGCAAGTCTGTGGGAATTATGTTCACCAAGTTCTATTAATAAATTTTCAAATAATTGCCAGCTAATATTTTGAAGTAATATACGCTGTTCAGTTGGAGTCGATGTTGCTACCATATTGCATTACCTTTGAATACTTTTTTGTGTGTGTAGTGGTCATAGTGATTTACCTTAATACTGTTGTCATGGGTCATTGTTAATATGTTTTTAAACTCTATTTTTGTTACCCTCGCAACTAGCCAATTAGACATACTGGTACAATTTTATACTAATTTAATTGGTATAGAACCGGAAAGTTATATTCCTCAGATTTATGCGGAGTTCCGATTAAATAATTTACGTTTAGGAATTTTTCAGCCCAAAGAGGCGAATCGGCAAGAGTTTGATAACAGTGGGAGAAATCCGATAAGCTTGTGTTTTGAAGTAAGTGTCTTAGAAAGTGCGATCGCTCATATTACAGCATTGGGATATCCGCCGCCTGGTAAGATTATTAATGCCTCACACGGCAGAGAGATTTATGCTTACGATCCTGATGGTAATCGCATAATTTTTTATCAATCTAATAAATTAGATTAACTTATAAAAATAAATATATACTCATTGATTAGGAATTTTACTATATATAACGTAGTAAATCTGTCAATCCATAGAAACTAACAATTAGCAACAATACAGCCGTTACTTGCGTAACACGGGGTTGAGGTGAAGGAAATAATGCTTCTCTAATTAAAATTGAAGTAGATGCGCCTACGACATAGCTTAAACTGAGGGCTAAATATTGCCATTGATCTGTACGTCCCCAAATTACTAGCAATAGTATTGCTAACAATAACATTAATAACTCAATGAACCGAGGGGGATTGTATTGACTAATAATAACGACGGCGTGCCAAAAACGTTGCAAAAATCTCATTTTTCTTGATGTATTTGGTTGTGTTCTTGTAAATAAGCTAAAGCAATGCTAGTTTCAACTTGGGGAAATTCGTAATAAAAACGGCTAACGCTTTGAAACTGATGAGGGGTGTCTAGTACAATTACGCGATCGCACCATTTATTTAACCATTCCATCAGTTCTGCTGGTGCTACAGGCGCACAAATCCATATCTGTGCTGGCTTTTGGGTTCTTAATGCTTGCACTGCTACTGCCATTGTCATCCCTGTGGCTATCCCATCGTCTACTATGAGAGCGATCGCACCTTCAGCACTAAGCTGTGGGCAACTAGCAGCAAATTCCGCTTGTTGTTCCTGAGCTTTTTGTTGAGCTTGAAACATTGCTTCAAGCCTTAAATTTTGCTGCTGTTTACGGAATGGTTTCATATCTAGCCAGATTACTTGACCATCTGCCGTTACAGCACCCATTGCCAATTCTGGGTTGTCAGGCTTAGTAATTTTTTTGGCAACTACAATATCTAACGGGCAATTCAACCGACGCGCAATTGGTACTGCAACGGGAATTCCACCTCTAGGTAGTGCATAGACTATCGGTTGAGCAGTAATACCAGTAGCTTTAAGTTTTTCAAGCTCCTCAATTATAGAGTCAGCTAGTAGAGTGCCTGCATTAATGCGATCGCTAAATAGCGGT contains:
- the accC gene encoding acetyl-CoA carboxylase biotin carboxylase subunit, with the protein product MRFSKILIANRGEIALRILRACEEMGISTVAVHSTIDRHALHVQLADEAVCIGEPPSSKSYLNIPNIISAALTRNATAIHPGYGFLAENAKFAEICADHEISFIGPTPEAMRAMGDKSTAKETMQRAGVPTVPGSDGLVEDEKDAVAIANQIGYPLIIKATAGGGGRGMRLVREASDFLKFYQAAQGEAEAAFGNAGVYIEKFIERPRHIEFQILADSYGNVIHLGERDCSIQRRHQKLLEEAPSPVLSEELRSQMGNAAVMAAKSINYTGAGTVEFLLDQSGNFYFMEMNTRIQVEHPVTEMVTGLDLITEQIRIAQGEKLQLTQEQVVLRGHAIECRINAEDPDHNFRPSPGRISGYLPPGGPGVRMDSHVYTDYEIPPYYDSLIGKLIVWGADRDTAIKRMRRALRECAITGVPTTIGFHQRIMETPEFLRGEVYTNFVEQIMQPKT
- a CDS encoding chorismate lyase; translation: MTLTFRPSKSSALPTAWYALDSIWQGGEEVVQKGLPHSQLAPAWQILLLGDGSPTRHLQLLTGEPTAVDVIDMSPIGMSPDGAPDLIEAVPGPRLRRQVWLRKESGQRLAYATSWWEASHVDEYLQNRSIPIWASLASLRTELYRDVQGVYYGNSPELEEAFGEKGPFWGRHYLFWHHKQPFTLIYEVFSPYLTKYLGSMQLD
- a CDS encoding Uma2 family endonuclease codes for the protein MVISPLTLNLDTVHLTDEQFYELCQNNRELKFERTATGELIIMPPVGGESGNREADLITDLGIWNRQTQLGYTFSSSTIFKLPNGADRSPDAAWIKKERWEALTAEQRRKFPAIAPDFVIELRSATDDLKTLRQKMPEYIDAGVLLGWLINPQQQQVEIYRQGQNVEVRNLPTELSGEDVLPKFSLSLACY
- the purF gene encoding amidophosphoribosyltransferase, whose amino-acid sequence is MIPNHSFSSDEYPVNCQDRPDKPEEACGVFGIYAPGEDVTKLTYFGLYALQHRGQESAGIATFQGKEVNLYKGMGLVSHVFNESILSQMPGDMAVGHTRYSTTGSSKVVNAQPAVVETRLGKLALAHNGNLVNTTTLREELLKRDCNLLTTTDSEMIAFAIAEQVNEGQDWLEGAIRAFHQCQGAFSLVIGTPAGLMGARDPNGIRPLVIGILEGSPQRYVLASETCGLDIIGAEYLRDVEPGELVWITDDGLASFHWSKEPQRKLCIFEMIYFARPDSVVHDETLYSYRMRLGRQLAADSPIDADIVIGVPDSGIPAAIGFSQASGITYAEGLIKNRYVGRTFIQPTQAMRESGIKMKLNPLKDVLAGKRVIIIDDSIVRGTTSRKIVKALRDAGATEVHMRISSPPVTHPCFYGIDTDTQDQLIAATKSVEEIGQLIGVDTLAYLSIEGMLKSTGEDTNNFCSACFNGDYPIAIPETVKRSKLILEKAVPA
- the purL gene encoding phosphoribosylformylglycinamidine synthase subunit PurL, translating into MSAISSSPFSLAEITSEGIKPDEYEEIVQRLGRHPNKAELGMFGVMWSEHCCYKNSRPLLKQFPTEGDRILVGPGENAGVVDLGDGLQLAFKIESHNHPSAVEPFQGAATGVGGILRDIFTMGARPIAILNSLRFGSLEDGRTKRLFSGVVEGISHYGNCVGVPTVGGEVYFDPAYSGNPLVNAMALGLMETSEIVKSGASGMGNPVLYVGSTTGRDGMGGASFASAELTEESEKDRPAVQVGDPFLEKSLIEACLEAFKTGAVVAAQDMGAAGITCSTAEMAAKGGVGIEFDLDKIPVRETGMVPYEYLLSESQERMLFVAHKGREQELIDIFHRWGLQAVVAGTVISEPIVRILFKGEVAAEIPATALSDNTPIYHRELLAEPPEYARQAWEWTPESLPTATEEGIEIQGSTKTWNDILLQLLDTPTIASKRWVYRQYDHQVQNNTVLVPGGADAAVIRVRPLETPLTGVKEGTLHQTGVAATVDCNSRYVYLNPYEGAKAVVAEAARNLSCVGAEPIAVTDNLNFASPEKPVGYWQLAEACRGIADACREFQTPVTGGNVSLYNETVDATGTPQPIYPTPVIGMVGLVADIHKICGQAWQYEGDLIYLLGEKVDTATKVTLGGSEYLAAIHGTVAGQPPQVDFDLEMRVQAVCREGIRQSWIRSAHDSSEGGIAIALAESCISGNLGAEIHLDLPSNPSQRWDNILFGEGGARIIVSVSPEQQTAWETYLEEKLSKNWQKIGQVAKTAENFRVITADNTPLLNVSITDMSDRWSNCIERRLTT
- a CDS encoding Uma2 family endonuclease; protein product: MVATSTPTEQRILLQNISWQLFENLLIELGEHNSHRLAYHKGNLEIMVPLPEHENCNRLIERLIVTLLEELQLEYNLFGSMTIKRSSMKAGKEPDSCYYIQNEALVRGKKTLDFNQDPPPDLALEIDISRSSLNQLELYADLGVKELWIYDGRTIHFYQLENGDYIECDRSPTFPILLASRVIEFLEQCQTLGVITALRQFREWLTSQ
- a CDS encoding VOC family protein, whose translation is MFLNSIFVTLATSQLDILVQFYTNLIGIEPESYIPQIYAEFRLNNLRLGIFQPKEANRQEFDNSGRNPISLCFEVSVLESAIAHITALGYPPPGKIINASHGREIYAYDPDGNRIIFYQSNKLD
- a CDS encoding phosphoribosyltransferase; the protein is MSSTPLFSDRINAGTLLADSIIEELEKLKATGITAQPIVYALPRGGIPVAVPIARRLNCPLDIVVAKKITKPDNPELAMGAVTADGQVIWLDMKPFRKQQQNLRLEAMFQAQQKAQEQQAEFAASCPQLSAEGAIALIVDDGIATGMTMAVAVQALRTQKPAQIWICAPVAPAELMEWLNKWCDRVIVLDTPHQFQSVSRFYYEFPQVETSIALAYLQEHNQIHQEK